In Panicum virgatum strain AP13 chromosome 4N, P.virgatum_v5, whole genome shotgun sequence, a single window of DNA contains:
- the LOC120671629 gene encoding uncharacterized protein LOC120671629: MGDPRGFRTEEASGKRRAMEPTASERENYQQSQRSRYDQSHNPYPSVLDRLGPKSADQASIGKMDSTNDRAGADAGKDAVNGVCFWCRKEGHHQATCTNPPFCFRCKKDGHISAKCPSNQGCSLNMYGFGFPNQGFYCLKIPGAAKQMSTENVGLIQIRSGEASTKRLEDELKNLIDKNWAWKVRKLTDREYLATFPNKMLLDTFSRSKSLDLALYSISVTISHSPMDPRATSALQTGWVQLFNVPDQALNTEAVTLIAELAGEVVAVDELSIIKEGPVRVRLRARDVSKLKGFVEIFVDGVGYEVKFIPELKQRPTAPPPPTQGKPNDDEDMEDDDADDLSDYEGEIRRRLQEPIGAKHSSGSKSGRPASNNQVKLVGGKVQEEGPQSGEKLGGGEVLEIHPLAIYDPKSDAFKNLNADKELFSQESNQSSVELDNEVREIIPQNHFLVHTENGGHMILPQEKWPIPKLSQQTISMESQGAAIDSDHIQDSQESLGGGEVMEYSLTMEEDLVRLKQDNQEGWEVYSAKKSKCKTRKLPAVATRKSARVPSTCSGGGGFTAISEMEATDAGW, from the coding sequence ATGGGGGATCCCAGAGGTTTCAGAACTGAAGAAGCATCTGGCAAGAGAAGGGCCATGGAGCCAACAGCCTCCGAGCGTGAGAATTACCAACAAAGCCAGCGCTCGAGGTATGACCAAAGCCACAACCCCTACCCCTCGGTGCTAGACCGTCTAGGACCTAAATCTGCTGATCAGGCTTCGATAGGGAAAATGGATTCCACCAACGACAGGGCAGGAGCTGATGCAGGGAAGGATGCTGTCAATGGAGTGTGCTTCTGGTGTCGCAAAGAAGGGCATCATCAAGCCACATGTACCAACCCGCCCTTCTGCTTCAGATGCAAAAAGGATGGTCACATCTCTGCCAAATGCCCAAGCAATCAAGGCTGTTCTCTGAACATGTATGGTTTTGGCTTCCCAAACCAGGGGTTCTACTGTCTGAAGATTCCGGGTGCGGCCAAACAAATGTCTACTGAAAATGTGGGGCTGATTCAGATCAGGAGTGGAGAGGCAAGTACTAAGAGGCTGGAGGACGAACTGAAGAATCTCATTGACAAAAACTGGGCATGGAAAGTGAGAAAGCTTACTGACAGAGAGTATTTGGCTACCTTCCCAAACAAAATGCTGCTTGACACCTTCTCTAGATCCAAAAGTTTGGATCTCGCCTTATACAGCATCTCTGTCACCATATCTCACTCGCCTATGGACCCAAGAGCGACCTCTGCCTTACAAACCGGCTGGGTGCAGTTATTCAATGTTCCTGATCAAGCTCTAAACACTGAGGCAGTAACACTGATTGCAGAGCTAGCAGGAGAGGTGGTGGCGGTTGACGAACTGTCGATAATCAAGGAGGGACCAGTGAGAGTCAGACTGCGTGCGCGAGATGTGTCCAAACTTAAAGGCTTCGTGGAAATCTTTGTCGATGGGGTGGGATATGAAGTAAAGTTCATACCAGAATTGAAACAAAGACCAACAGCTCCCCCACCTCCAACACAAGGAAAACCCAATGATGATGAAGACATGGAAGACGACGATGCGGACGATCTCTCGGACTATGAGGGGGAGATACGTCGCAGACTGCAGGAACCTATAGGTGCCAAACACTCCAGTGGCTCGAAATCTGGGAGGCCAGCAAGCAACAACCAAGTAAAATTAGTGGGAGGAAAAGTGCAGGAGGAGGGTCCACAATCTGGTGAGAAGCTAGGAGGGGGGGAGGTGCTAGAAATTCACCCACTAGCTATCTACGACCCCAAATCCGACGCCTTTAAGAACTTAAATGCGGATAAGGAGCTGTTTTCGCAAGAGTCTAACCAATCTAGTGTGGAACTTGACAATGAAGTGAGAGAGATCATTCCTCAAAACCACTTCTTGGTTCACACGGAAAATGGGGGGCACATGATACTACCACAAGAAAAATGGCCAATACCGAAACTGAGTCAGCAAACAATTTCAATGGAAAGCCAGGGAGCTGCTATTGATTCAGATCATATTCAGGATTCCCAAGAGTCTCTAGGGGGGGGAGAAGTAATGGAATACTCACTCACAATGGAAGAAGACCTAGTGAGGTTGAAGCAGGATAATCAGGAAGGGTGGGAGGTTTACTCAGCCAAGAAAAGTAAATGCAAGACCAGGAAGCTACCTGCGGTTGCAACAAGGAAAAGCGCGAGGGTCCCTTCAACCTGCTCGGGTGGGGGTGGTTTCACTGCTATTTCAG
- the LOC120671630 gene encoding uncharacterized protein LOC120671630, translating into MGKPICIDHPVLYDLCENKMITVQEMLAINSRLNFSRWLHHSLFEEWMGIVDKTFSFNFETQEDIVSWSWSSKKIFTTKSVYNHTSSDGEINSFNHIWRSKLPYKIKIFTWLLEKGAILTKDNMLRRKWIGDPSSKFCDQPETIDHLFFQCLIAKCVWAMIGQCFGANNTSRDCRQYKQWIRKWLPDGHNVYHFNFAAVCWAIWKCRNKAVFDAKLIRHPAEILLHSYAFMNYWAGLYTSDFQGRLLDGVKTLLACAHKVLAQQAGGATRGVAAVVACRSRRSGGLMLQNSKKKKERNKFVRVNYVCCGVQWGCVCVMLKPSFVLAHALSSVASWPSPGNPGFWVCLCSLLA; encoded by the coding sequence ATGGGGAAACCGATTTGTATTGACCACCCTGTGCTCTACGACTTATGTGAGAACAAGATGATAACAGTACAGGAGATGTTAGCTATAAATAGTCGTTTGAACTTTAGCAGGTGGCTCCACCATTCATTGTTTGAGGAATGGATGGGGATTGTCGATAAGACATTCTCTTTTAACTTTGAGACACAAGAGGATATTGTTTCTTGGAGTTGGAGTAGCAAGAAGATTTTCACCACGAAATCTGTGTATAACCATACGTCCAGTGACGGAGAAATCAATAGTTTTAATCACATCTGGAGGTCGAAATTACCTTACAAGATTAAGATATTTACTTGGTTGTTGGAGAAAGGTGCCATTCTCACCAAGGATAATATGTTAAGGAGGAAGTGGATAGGGGATCCCTCCAGTAAGTTCTGTGATCAGCCAGAAACAATTGATCACCTCTTTTTCCAGTGTTTGATAGCCAAATGTGTATGGGCTATGATTGGACAATGTTTTGGTGCAAACAATACTTCGAGAGATTGTCGGCAGTATAAACAGTGGATTAGGAAGTGGCTGCCGGATGGGCATAATGTTTATCACTTCAATTTTGCAGCTGTGTGCTGGGCCATTTGGAAGTGTCGTAATAAAGCAGTTTTTGATGCCAAACTCATTCGGCACCCAGCCGAGATTCTATTACACTCATATGCTTTCATGAATTATTGGGCAGGGCTTTACACTTCGGACTTTCAGGGGAGGCTGCTGGATGGAGTGAAGACGCTTCTGGCCTGTGCCCACAAGGTGTTAGCACAACAGGCTGGGGGGGCCACCCGTGGGGTTGCTGCTGTCGTCGCCTGCAGATCAAGAAGATCAGGAGGGTTGATGCTGCAAAATagcaaaaagaagaaggaaaggaatAAGTTCGTCAGAGTGAACTATGTGTGCTGCGGAGTCCAGTGGGGCTGCGTTTGTGTGATGTTAAAACCTTCTTTTGTCTTGGCTCATGCTCTGTCTTCTGTCGCGAGCTGGCCCTCACCTGGGAACCCTGGGTTTTGGGTCTGTCTCTGTTCTCTTCTAGCTTGA